TCCGGAAGCTCGATACCCTCCCGAAGTGCGCGTTCTCGGCGTCGGAACTCCAGCTCTCCCGGGAGGAGAACGTCGTCTCCGGCGGATTTAACTTGCGATACCAACTTTTCAAGTCGATCGTAGTACTCATGTTCGTCGACTAAGGCCGACAGGTCGAGCGCTACGAACACGTCACCTTTGTTGCACGGAACCGTAGGATCCGTAGTCCCCTGAACGTCTTTCCCGGCGGCAGCCCCAACGACGGGACCAGTTAACACCTCGAGTGCCAAGCACAGGGCATACCCCTTGTGCCCTCCGAACGGTAGTAGTGCCCCTGCAAGGGCCTCCTCGGGATCCGTGGTAGGCTCTCCGTCGGGCCCTACGGCCCAGTCTTGAGGTATCTCCCTACCCTCTCGCAATGCCTGAAGGATCTTCCCCCTCGCGACTACGCTCGTGGCCATATCGACGATGATAGGTGGACCGTCCCTACGGGGGAACGCGATGGACACCGGATTGGTTCCCAGCACAGGTTGGGAGCCGCCGTAAGGGGCGACCGCAGGTTCCGTTCCACACGTTGTGAATCCGATGAATCCCCGTTCAGCGACCAGCGTCGTGTAGTACCCGGCGATCCCGTAGTGAGACGCGTTACGGACAGCCACCACGCCTGATCCGTGCTTCCGAGCGAGTTCGACAGCCTCCAGTGTTGCCCTGTATCCGACGACGTGTCCCAGCGAATGATAAGCATCATAGAGTACGACAGAGGACTTCCTGGAGATTTCCTCCATCCTCAACTCGGGGCGGATTGCGCCTTTCTCGATTCCTTCGATGTAACCAGGCAACCTCAGAACGCCGTGAGAGTGGAATCCGCGAAGGTCTCCCTCTACGATGACTTCGGCGGCTGTCCGAGCGTCTTTACGCGGTACACCGACGGAGTGGAGAGCTTCACTGACGAAGTCCATCAAATCCTCAGGCGGTATTTTCAATGATCATCCCTCCCGCAGCGCTTGAACGAACCGCACTTTGATTTCCTCCGGATTCAAATCTATCAAGGGGACGTCGGCGTTTCCAGGGTCGACCTCCAGCCTTACCATACGAGGACCTTCAGTCGCGAGCGCGTCTTCTAAGGCTACTTCAGCGGACTCTGGCTCGGAAGCCTCGAAGTACGTCAACCCATGGGCCTCAGCCACCTTCTCCCAGTCGATGCGATCGGACGGCGTAGGCTGATCTCCTGTAGTGGCGTACGTAGAGTTGTCGATGAGTACGAGGGTGTAGTTACGCGGTCTCTCTTGGGCGATCGTAGGGAGAATTCCCATATTCATCATAATACCGCCGTCTCCTTCAATCGCCAGTACTTCCCGATCGGTACAGAGAGCCAGTCCGAGACCGACTGAGCAGGACTGACCCATCGCTCCCAACATGTAGAAGTTGAGGCGCCGATCGTTAACGTGGTAGAGCTCCCGGGCCGGGAAACCTAAGTGGACCGTAACTACGGCGTCGTACCGCTCGGCTACGTCGGCGACCACTCTTAAAGCTTCAATTCGCTTCATACTTGTCGGCCCCGCGCCACCCGGTCCAGAATACACTAAAGCCGTTCCCCCAGAATCGGCCGGGGGGCACTCGGTGAAGGCGTTCGAAAAGTCCGTGAAGATTCCAAAAGTGGACGGCGCGACGGTCATGCTGGACAAGGCACTGACACCCGAGTTCGTGGAATCGTTTCTGAAAACCGCCGGAGAGTACGTGACGGCCGTCAAGCTGGGATGGGGCACGGCACGGCTCATTGACAAGGAGATCGTCGCGCAAAAAGTCGAGATGTACGTGGATGCGGGGCTGGACGTGTTCCCTGGAGGCACCCTGGCCGAGATAGCGATTGCTCAGGGCAACTTCGGGGAGTATCTGAACGAGCTCGATGAGCTAGGATTCAACGCTATCGAGATCTCAGACGGTATGATTCCGATGTCCATCGAGAAGAAGTGCGAGCTCATCGAACTGGCGTGTGAGCACGGTTTCACCGTCTACGCAGAAGAAGGTAAGAAGAGGGACGAGGAGTACTCCATGCTTTCGCCATCTGACATCGTGGGGCGCATGAACAAGTGCATGGAAGCCGGCGCCGAATACGTGATCGTCGAGGCCAGAGAAAGCGGTAAACACGGTCCGATGGGAGCGGAGAAGAGGGAGCGAGTGCGCGTACTATCGGAGATCGTTAAGGGAGTCGGAATTCA
Above is a window of Methanopyrus sp. SNP6 DNA encoding:
- a CDS encoding Ldh family oxidoreductase translates to MKIPPEDLMDFVSEALHSVGVPRKDARTAAEVIVEGDLRGFHSHGVLRLPGYIEGIEKGAIRPELRMEEISRKSSVVLYDAYHSLGHVVGYRATLEAVELARKHGSGVVAVRNASHYGIAGYYTTLVAERGFIGFTTCGTEPAVAPYGGSQPVLGTNPVSIAFPRRDGPPIIVDMATSVVARGKILQALREGREIPQDWAVGPDGEPTTDPEEALAGALLPFGGHKGYALCLALEVLTGPVVGAAAGKDVQGTTDPTVPCNKGDVFVALDLSALVDEHEYYDRLEKLVSQVKSAGDDVLLPGELEFRRRERALREGIELPEGSVRAVREVAEKLGLEDPTR
- the comE gene encoding sulfopyruvate decarboxylase subunit beta, whose translation is MKRIEALRVVADVAERYDAVVTVHLGFPARELYHVNDRRLNFYMLGAMGQSCSVGLGLALCTDREVLAIEGDGGIMMNMGILPTIAQERPRNYTLVLIDNSTYATTGDQPTPSDRIDWEKVAEAHGLTYFEASEPESAEVALEDALATEGPRMVRLEVDPGNADVPLIDLNPEEIKVRFVQALREG
- the comA gene encoding phosphosulfolactate synthase; amino-acid sequence: MKAFEKSVKIPKVDGATVMLDKALTPEFVESFLKTAGEYVTAVKLGWGTARLIDKEIVAQKVEMYVDAGLDVFPGGTLAEIAIAQGNFGEYLNELDELGFNAIEISDGMIPMSIEKKCELIELACEHGFTVYAEEGKKRDEEYSMLSPSDIVGRMNKCMEAGAEYVIVEARESGKHGPMGAEKRERVRVLSEIVKGVGIQRVMFEAPEKEQQFELIVKFGPEVNIANVPPEEVIPLATLRAGLRAETMGRVALDGE